AAAGCTACCAGCATCCAGGGGGCCTATCAATTCGAGCAGGTAGCCTCCGGCCGCTACGTTATCCGTGCCCTACCGCTGGGCTATGGGCCGGCTCGCTACGCGCTGGCCGTAGTGGGCCCCGGCTTGGTGGTAGTGCCGCCCCTGCGCCCGCAAGCTGCTCCTACCGCCCTGAAGGAGGTGCTGGTGCAGGGCCGCCTTCCCATGCTGGAGCAGCGCGCCGACCGCACGGTGGTGAACGTTGACCGGCTAAATACGGCCGGCGACAACGCGCTGGAGGTACTTAAGAAGGCTCCCGGCGTTACCCTCGATAAGGACGACCACATCGTGTACCGGGGTAGCAGCAGCATGCTGGTGCTGCTCGACGGCAAGCAGACTTACCTGAACGGGGACGCGCTGAGCAACTACCTGAAGTCGCTGCCTGCCTCGGCCCTGAGCCAGATAGAGCTACTGCCCACGCCTCCGGCTTCCATGGACGCGGCGGGTACAGCTGGGGTTATTAACCTGCGTACCCGGCACAGTACGCTAGCCGGCCTTACCGGCACCGCCACGGTAGGGGCAGGCTACGGCCGCTACGAAAAAGGCTGGGCCAGCACCAACCTCGCCTACAACGTGGGCAAGCTACGCACCTTCGGCCGCTTCGATGTAGGGCACTACAGCTCGTATAACCTACTTAATATCAGCAGAGTAATTCGAGATACTACGTTTGCGCAGGAAAATTACCTGCACTCCAATGACAACTCGTTCAGCTACGCGGCCGGGGCCGATGCTCCGCTCTCGGCCCGCCAGAC
The sequence above is drawn from the Hymenobacter baengnokdamensis genome and encodes:
- a CDS encoding TonB-dependent receptor, producing the protein MADGSGQALPYAPVLLLRLPDSVLVGTKATSIQGAYQFEQVASGRYVIRALPLGYGPARYALAVVGPGLVVVPPLRPQAAPTALKEVLVQGRLPMLEQRADRTVVNVDRLNTAGDNALEVLKKAPGVTLDKDDHIVYRGSSSMLVLLDGKQTYLNGDALSNYLKSLPASALSQIELLPTPPASMDAAGTAGVINLRTRHSTLAGLTGTATVGAGYGRYEKGWASTNLAYNVGKLRTFGRFDVGHYSSYNLLNISRVIRDTTFAQENYLHSNDNSFSYAAGADAPLSARQTLGVQVRGALDHTDAQFSSQSVATAADGQLAGQLTMSNPQTTRTTDLGTNLNYRLALDSTGRELTADADLVHYTSALHQQFNVLTPPRLVPLVP